The stretch of DNA ATTTCGCAGCTATATTGATCACTGCTAACAAAATGTAAACACTACGTAGACATTTGACCCTCACCTGGTAGGCGAGGTTTCTAACCTCGCCGGTGCAGAGTGTCCAGTTAATTCTAAGGTTTACCATAGTTTTATCTATTTGCTTTATTTATGTGAATATTTTTCTTCTGTAGGAGCGAGTGTTTTTGCTGGGGGGTTTCTTCATGCTCGCGATCTTGCGTCCAAATTTGTTTGCCGAAATTTCGATCCGCATCGCTATAAATTTTTTTTCAGGGTATTCACGAGGCGAAAGTTGTAACTTTTTCTTGACACAATTTTTTTCGATGTGCTATACTCTAAATAAATAAAGATGTTGGGTTGAAACCTGAAGCCTAATCAAGGCGGGTTATTCATACACCCGACCCTCGTTGTTACCAATGAGGTCGAAAAATCGTTTTGGAAAGTGAGAACTTCACGTATGGCTATCAAAAGAGGAAATGCCAAAGATTCCTTTGAGGAACAAGAAACATTTGATGTCGTCTGGTATCAGCAACAGATCCGTACACTCCAAGGGACGATTGATATGCTTCAAGGTGAACTCGAAGGCATGCGGCAGCAGCAGCGCGCAATCTATATCAAAGACCTTGAAAGTCGGCTCTATGAGATGCAGCGTGAGTTGATGACAGCACACCGTCGGAACAAGAAGTTGACGGGGACTCTCCAAGAAGCGAAAGAGAAACTTCAGATCCTTAAGGAGAAAGTTGAACAACTCAGCGCGCCACCCAATAATTATGGAGTTTTCCTCGGCGGAAACGAAGACGGAAGCATCGATATTGATGTCAGCGGCAGAAAGTGGCGCGTCAATCTTGATCCGGGACTCAAGGCTGAAGACCTCTCTGTTGGGCAGGAAGTCATCGTCAATAGTGGAATGAATGTTGTCGGTATCAAACCTCCTGAAAGACACGGAGAGGTCGTCAAGATTAAGGAGCGAGTTGCGGATGAACTTGCTATCATCAGCCTTCGCACCGATGAAGAGCGCGTCGTTAGAGTCGCTGCCTCTCTTAAAGATGAGTCTTTGAAAACCGGAGATAATGTCCTCCTCAACCATACAACGAGCATGCTCATGGAAAAACTTCCCAAACGCGAAGTTGAGGACCTTCTCCTCGAAGAGGTACCGGATATCGGTTACGCCGACATCGGTGGACTTGATACACAGATAGAGGCGATTCGCGATGCGATAGAGATGCCATACCTTTATCCCAAGGAGTACGAAGAATTTAATCTTTCGCCACCCAAGGGGGTCCTTCTCTATGGACCGCCGGGATGTGGTAAAACCTTGATAGCCCGCGCGGTTGCCAGTGGTATCGCTGAACGCGTCCGAAAGCAAACGGGCAGGGCGGAAGTCCGCGGCTATTTCATTAATATCAAGGGACCCGAACTCCTGAATAAGTACGTCGGCGAAACCGAACGGAAAATCCGAGAAATCTTCCAAAAGGCGCGTGATAAGTCGAGGGAAGGGTTTCCGGTTATTATTTTCTTCGATGAAATGGATTCGCTCTTCCGATCCAGAGGCATGGGCATCTCATCGGATATGGAGTCAACGCTTGTACCGCAATTTCTTGCTGAAATTGATGGTGTTGAGAACCTAAGAGATGTGATTGTTATTGGCGCAAGCAACCGTCAGGATCTACTGGATCCCGCAGTTTTACGACCCGGTAGACTCGATATTAAAATTAAAATTGACCGACCCAATATGGAAGGTGCTAAAGATATCTTCGCTATATACCTGACCCCCAACCTCCCCTTTGCTGAGGAGACGTGTCAACAGTTTAATGGAGACACGGAGGCTATCTCGAAACATTTTATCAATGAAGCCGCAAATACGATGTACGCAATGACCGATGAGAACCGGTTCATCGAAGTAACTTACGCACGTGGAGAACGCGAAACCCTCTTTTTTAAGGATTTCGTCAGCGGTGCCATGATTGAGAATATCGTTTCACGCGCGAAAAAGGCGGCTATCAAACGGTTTATTGGTTCCGATGGGTCGGAGAAAGGGATGTGTCTTGATGACCTCAAGGCAGCTATCCGCGAAGAATACCAAGAAAACGAAGACTTACCTAATACCACCAATCCTGATGATTGGGCAAAAATTTCTGGGCGTAAAGGCGAAAAGATCGTCAACATTCGTGCATTAATTAATGAACCGACACAAGAGAAGAAACAAAATGTCCGTGTAACCCGCGGCGGCACTTTTCTTTAATGGCTGTCAGCCATCGGCTAATCAACGGTATGAATGCCTGTGGGCATTCCCCTGGTTGTTGGAAACCAAAACGGGTTATGATAGGAGAAAACATTGGTAACCGCCATAACGAGTTACCAATAGCGGATAGCCAATAGCCAATAGCCAAGAAAAACATGGAAATACCTATAATAATGGGAACAGAGACTGAGTATGGCATCTCAGTCAAAAATGCGCGCGAACAAGACCCGGTCGCTGCTTCGACTTTGGTCGTCAATGCATATAAAAGCTGCAGAGGCGATCTGCCGAGCGCAACGACTGCTGTCACTTGGGATTATGAACAAGAAAGTCCCTTGATGGACGCACGCGGGTTTCAGGCGGAAGTCGAAACACCAATCACCGAGGCGGATACGAGTAGTGCTGTCAACGACATTTTGGTAAACGGTGGACGCTATTATGTAGATCACGCCCATCCTGAATATTGCACGCCGGAATGCACCAATCCACGCGATCTGCTCCTATACGAGAAAGCAGGCGAATTAATATTGGAGGTCAGTAGACTCGCAGCTGAACGTCTTCTGCTTGACAACCAAGAAGTTATCATCTATAAAAATAATACGGATTACAAGGGGCATAGCTACGGGGCACATGAAAACTACCTGATGTCCCGAACAGTCCCTTTTGAAACCATCGTTGATGGGCTTATCCCGTTCCTGGTCACTCGCATTATAATTACGGGGAGCGGGAAAGTTGGCGCAGAAAATACAACTGAACCCGCGGATTATCAGATCTCCCAACGCGCTGATTTTTTTGAGCAAGAGGTCGGCTTGAGCACGATGGTGAATCGACCCCTGATTAACACACGCGATGAACCACATGCTGATGATAAACTCTATCGACGCTTACACGTTATCGTCGGCGACTCGAACATGTCTGAATTCAGCATCTATCTCAAGGTAGGTATTACCGCTATCGTACTTCAACTTATTGAGAAAGGCGTTGTTGAAGACCGCTTTAGTTTGAAAGACCCTGTTGCAGCTATAAAACATATCTCGCGAGATCTTTCCTGCAAGAATCAAATAGAACTCGAAGATGGAAAGTTACGAACCCCCATAGAGATCCAACGCGCATATCTTGAACTGGCACAACAGCATCTAACACCTGAAGAACGGACACCCGTAGTTGAGGATGTCCTTGAAAAATGGAAATATGTGCTCGATAACTTGGAAATCGATCCAAGGCGATTAGGTCAGTATCTCGATTGGATTATCAAAAAGAAATTGCTGGATGCCTACCGTAGACGGCACGGCTATCAATGGGACGATTCACATCTCCAGATGCTTGATTTGCAGTATCATGATATTCGTCCAGACAAAGGGCTTTACATCAGGCTCCTGAAAAATGGACATGTTAAGCGTTTACTGAGCCATGAAGAAATTGTACACGCCATGCACTATCCACCTGTGGATACGCGCGCATATTTTCGCGGTACCTGTTTACGGAAGTTTCCAAAGCACATTTACAGTGCAAGTTGGAACTCGATGATCTTTGTAAGTAAATCGGGTGGACTTGACAAAATTATGATGGATCGTCCCCACTTTGGGACACAACGGATCGTTGGCGAACTACTGAATAACTGTACAGCGGAGGAGCTCGTTAAGGAAATTCAAGGCGATGCTTCAAAATAAAGGAGAAAACCATGTCAACTGAAAAGCAACAGGAACACCTTGATCGCCAAGTCGATGAGACCGAAGATATTCAACCTAATGTTGAACCCGGGGAAATCGACGAGGAATTTGTCGAGGATTTAGACGCACTTCTTGATGAAATTGATGAAATTTTGGAAGAAGATTCGCAAGAATTCGTCGAAAACTATATTCAGCGCGGAGGGCAGTAGGAGTGCTTGACCTCACTGATTACGGCATCTCCAACTTCTTTCAGATTCTCAAGCGTCGCCATCCTGAATTATTAGCGGCGCTTCATTCGTCTAATGTTACCTCAAATTCTACTGTAACAGAATCAGCGTTCCAGCAATATGAAGGGACGACTGTCCTTGCTGTCGTCTACGATACGGGTGTCGTTATGGCTGGAGACCGACAGGCAACAGAGGGTTATCAGGTCGGTGAACGGCGAATTCAAAAAGTCTATCCGGTTGATCGGTACTCCGCAATTGCTGTTGCTGGTGCTGCGGGTCCCTGCATTGAGATGGCGAAGCTTTTTCAGGTTGAAGTTGAATTTTATGAAAAAACTGAGGGGATGGCGCTCAGCTTGGAAGGACAGGCGAACTTCCTTTCTCACTTGGTGCGTTCTAACCTTGGACTCGCTATGCAGGGATTAATCGTCTTGCCACTCTTTGCGGGTTATGATTTAAGGCAGCAACGCGGTAGAATTTTCAAATATGATGCTGTCGGCGGTCGCTATGAGGAAGACGACTATCACGCTATTGGCTCTGGCGGTAAAGATGCCCGCGCAACGCTAAAAAAACGGTATAGCCCTGGAATCACCCATCAGAATGCACTCGAAATCGTCGCGGAGGCACTTTGGGACGCTGCTGATGAGGATATCGCAACCGGGGGGCCCGATCTCATCCGGAAAATCTTCCCAACACTTTATACTGTTACGCAAGAGGGGGTCTCCGAGGTGCCAGAGGCAACCGTTGAAGAACTCTATCGGGAGTTAATATCGCGCTTGTAGGTCTGAAAATCTTAATTTAACCTACCCTAATATCCCCAGCAACGATAACTTCACCTGAAACCTGCAAGGACAACGCACGCAGCGGTTCAGAAGCAATCGTTAAAAAAACTTGGAATACGAAAAATACAGACATGTCCACACCGTATTATGTTTCACCTGAACAAATTCGTCAAGATAAAGAAGATTTTGTCCGTCGCGGCATTGCACAGGCAAAAGAGGTTGTCGTCTTGGAGTACCGAGAGGGACTTCTGATGGTCGCTGAGAATCCGCGGAAAACTATCTATAAGATTTCTGAAATTTATGATCGGATCGCACTCGCAGCCGCTGGCAGGATTGCTGAATATGAAGCACTACGCGTCGCCGGTATCCGAGAATCTGAAATTAAAGGCTTTCGCTACTACCGAGAGGATGTCACCGCAAAGTGGTTAACGAATCTCTATTCGCAACACATGGGCGCAATCGCACAAGCATGGGATGCTAAACCTCTTGAAATTGAACTCCTTGTGTGTGAAGTTGGGATGACTGGTGCTGAAACCGCACCCGGGCTGCAGCGTAACCAGATTTATCATATTGCCTTTGACGGTATCTATTCGGAGGAGGAAAAGTATGCCGTTATTGGCGGGCGGGCCACGCCGATAACAGAGATGCTTGCGCAGCGTTATACAGATGGATTGGAGATGTCCGCAGCACTCCGCCTCGTAACGGAGACCTTTCAGAATATTGAAGCCGATACGGATACTGAGGATGACTATGAAATCACACCGCAGACAATAGAGGTAGCATGTCTTGAGCAAACTGCGGAACGTCGGAGGTTTCGACGACTTTCTACTGAAGAGGTTACCAACCTCTTGTCTTGATTTTTTACCGTTTGACATCACACGACCTGTTCACGAATCAGGCAAACTTGTAGCGGAAGAGATACTGATGAAGAGGTAACTGATGAATCGTAGAATTTACGGATTAGAAACTGAATTCGGAATTATCTGGACCCCTGATGTCCCACGTAGAAAGACGCTCACTGTCCAGAACGTCGTGATGTACCTCTTCCGCGAAATCGTTGCAGGGAGGATGTATCCAGATGTCTTTCTCGAAAATGGGGCGAGATTTTATCAAGATATAGGGTGCCATCCAGAATATGCGACCCCAGAGTGCGATGATGTCGCTGAACTCGTCGCCCACGATAAGGCTGGCGAACGTATCATTACCCGTCTGGCGAGTACAGCGGAAAAACGTATGCACAATGACGGGTTCCATGGAAAGATCTCTATTTTTAAAAACAATTTGGATACCCCAGGCAATACCTATGGATGCCACGAAAACTATTTGATGGAACGTCATGTTGACTTCCGGCAATTAGCGGCGCAGTTGATCCCGTTCTTTGTAACACGACAGGTCTTCGCGGGCGCAGGAAAAATTAAGCCTAAGCATCGCGGCTATTACGCAATCTCGCAACGTGCCGAGCACATCCGAGAAGAAATCTCTATCGGAACAACGACAGCGCGCGGGATTATCAATACACGCGATGAACCGCACGCCGATCGTGAGAAGTATAGACGCTTACATGTTATCGTCGGGGATTCCAACATGTCCGAATTTTCGACGTTTTTGAAGGTCGGGACGACGGGCATTATCCTACGTATGATTGAAGACAATTTCATTGAGCAACGCTTCGCACTCCGAGACCCCGTCAAAGCCATACGCGATATTTCTGACGATATTACCTGCAAACACCTCATTGAACTTCAAAACGGCAAACGACTCTCCGCCGTTCAACTGCAATGGCAATACTTGGAATGCGCGAAACGCTACCTTGAGCAAGCCGAATCCGATTCGACAACGTCACAAATTATGGCACGATGGGAATATGTCCTCACTTGTTTAGAGAGTGATCCGATGCAGTTAGACCGCGAATTGGATTGGGTCATTAAGTGGAAATGGCTGCAGGCGTATCTGACAAGGCACGGTTTTGACTGGGATGCACCGCAAGTGAAACACTTGGATTTAAAATACCATAATGTGCGTCGGAATGAGAGTCTCTATTATACGCTCGAAAAGCGGGATGAGATTGAACGGATTGTTAGGGATGAGCAAATTCAGCATGCCGAACATTTTCCACCTGAACGTACACGAGCCAAATTCCGTGGTAAATTTATCAAGAAAGTAAACGAGGGCAAGGTCCTGTGTGGCGTCAATTGGAGTTATATTCAACTGTATGAGCCGTACCAGATCCTTTACCTTTCGACAGACCCTTTTAAACCCGAATTTGACGAAGCAAGTCGTACAATTTATTCAATTTAAATAACTATCGGCTGTTGGCTCTCAGTAAAGAAATGTTTGTAGCGTTAACAAATATTGGACTGCTACAAAACCTACTGACTGCTGACTGCTGATGGCTAATAGCCAAAAATAGGAGGCTTTTGATGCCACAACCGAAGT from Candidatus Poribacteria bacterium encodes:
- a CDS encoding proteasome accessory factor PafA2 family protein produces the protein MNRRIYGLETEFGIIWTPDVPRRKTLTVQNVVMYLFREIVAGRMYPDVFLENGARFYQDIGCHPEYATPECDDVAELVAHDKAGERIITRLASTAEKRMHNDGFHGKISIFKNNLDTPGNTYGCHENYLMERHVDFRQLAAQLIPFFVTRQVFAGAGKIKPKHRGYYAISQRAEHIREEISIGTTTARGIINTRDEPHADREKYRRLHVIVGDSNMSEFSTFLKVGTTGIILRMIEDNFIEQRFALRDPVKAIRDISDDITCKHLIELQNGKRLSAVQLQWQYLECAKRYLEQAESDSTTSQIMARWEYVLTCLESDPMQLDRELDWVIKWKWLQAYLTRHGFDWDAPQVKHLDLKYHNVRRNESLYYTLEKRDEIERIVRDEQIQHAEHFPPERTRAKFRGKFIKKVNEGKVLCGVNWSYIQLYEPYQILYLSTDPFKPEFDEASRTIYSI
- the dop gene encoding depupylase/deamidase Dop, which produces MGTETEYGISVKNAREQDPVAASTLVVNAYKSCRGDLPSATTAVTWDYEQESPLMDARGFQAEVETPITEADTSSAVNDILVNGGRYYVDHAHPEYCTPECTNPRDLLLYEKAGELILEVSRLAAERLLLDNQEVIIYKNNTDYKGHSYGAHENYLMSRTVPFETIVDGLIPFLVTRIIITGSGKVGAENTTEPADYQISQRADFFEQEVGLSTMVNRPLINTRDEPHADDKLYRRLHVIVGDSNMSEFSIYLKVGITAIVLQLIEKGVVEDRFSLKDPVAAIKHISRDLSCKNQIELEDGKLRTPIEIQRAYLELAQQHLTPEERTPVVEDVLEKWKYVLDNLEIDPRRLGQYLDWIIKKKLLDAYRRRHGYQWDDSHLQMLDLQYHDIRPDKGLYIRLLKNGHVKRLLSHEEIVHAMHYPPVDTRAYFRGTCLRKFPKHIYSASWNSMIFVSKSGGLDKIMMDRPHFGTQRIVGELLNNCTAEELVKEIQGDASK
- the arc gene encoding proteasome ATPase, which gives rise to MAIKRGNAKDSFEEQETFDVVWYQQQIRTLQGTIDMLQGELEGMRQQQRAIYIKDLESRLYEMQRELMTAHRRNKKLTGTLQEAKEKLQILKEKVEQLSAPPNNYGVFLGGNEDGSIDIDVSGRKWRVNLDPGLKAEDLSVGQEVIVNSGMNVVGIKPPERHGEVVKIKERVADELAIISLRTDEERVVRVAASLKDESLKTGDNVLLNHTTSMLMEKLPKREVEDLLLEEVPDIGYADIGGLDTQIEAIRDAIEMPYLYPKEYEEFNLSPPKGVLLYGPPGCGKTLIARAVASGIAERVRKQTGRAEVRGYFINIKGPELLNKYVGETERKIREIFQKARDKSREGFPVIIFFDEMDSLFRSRGMGISSDMESTLVPQFLAEIDGVENLRDVIVIGASNRQDLLDPAVLRPGRLDIKIKIDRPNMEGAKDIFAIYLTPNLPFAEETCQQFNGDTEAISKHFINEAANTMYAMTDENRFIEVTYARGERETLFFKDFVSGAMIENIVSRAKKAAIKRFIGSDGSEKGMCLDDLKAAIREEYQENEDLPNTTNPDDWAKISGRKGEKIVNIRALINEPTQEKKQNVRVTRGGTFL
- a CDS encoding ubiquitin-like protein Pup, which codes for MSTEKQQEHLDRQVDETEDIQPNVEPGEIDEEFVEDLDALLDEIDEILEEDSQEFVENYIQRGGQ
- the prcB gene encoding proteasome subunit beta, yielding MLDLTDYGISNFFQILKRRHPELLAALHSSNVTSNSTVTESAFQQYEGTTVLAVVYDTGVVMAGDRQATEGYQVGERRIQKVYPVDRYSAIAVAGAAGPCIEMAKLFQVEVEFYEKTEGMALSLEGQANFLSHLVRSNLGLAMQGLIVLPLFAGYDLRQQRGRIFKYDAVGGRYEEDDYHAIGSGGKDARATLKKRYSPGITHQNALEIVAEALWDAADEDIATGGPDLIRKIFPTLYTVTQEGVSEVPEATVEELYRELISRL
- the prcA gene encoding proteasome subunit alpha, producing MSTPYYVSPEQIRQDKEDFVRRGIAQAKEVVVLEYREGLLMVAENPRKTIYKISEIYDRIALAAAGRIAEYEALRVAGIRESEIKGFRYYREDVTAKWLTNLYSQHMGAIAQAWDAKPLEIELLVCEVGMTGAETAPGLQRNQIYHIAFDGIYSEEEKYAVIGGRATPITEMLAQRYTDGLEMSAALRLVTETFQNIEADTDTEDDYEITPQTIEVACLEQTAERRRFRRLSTEEVTNLLS